The genomic window TGCCGAAGTCCGCGAGGCCGGGGATGGGCAGGGTGCGCGAGATCGAGCCGGGGGCGAGGACGAGTTCGTCGTACGTCAGCTGCTCGGAGCCCGTGCCCTCCTCCTCGGTGGCGAGGGTGTCGAGGGTCGCGATGCGTTTGGCGTGGTTGATCGCGGTGGCCTCGCCGATGACGACCTTGCACTGGTCCAGGACGCGGCGCAGCGGCACGACGACGTGACGGGGCGAGATGGAGCCCGCGGCGGCCTCGGGAAGGAAGGGTTGATACGTCATATAAGGGTCGGGGGACACGACGACGATCTCGACGTCGCCCCGTCCGAGTTCCGGTTTGAGCTGTCGCTGCAGACGCAGCGCTGTGTACAGCCCGACGTATCCGCCGCCGACGATGAGGATGCGCATCGGTTCCTTCACCATCCCATGACGCACCTTGCTCGCTGGTTTGTCCACAGGCCCGGCAATTTGTGTGACCGGTCGCCGTGGGGGCGCGGGGTTGGCCGATTTACCGGCGTGTGCGCCAGGTGCGCAGGTCAGATGGTGTGAGCCGGGTGGCAGGAGGGGGCGCAAACCGGACGTAACCCGCCCGTACTCCGATCGGGGGGCGGTCCGTGCGGAACGTGCCCCTTCTGAATTGACTCCCTCTCAACTATGTTCGTATGTCGACGGGGTGTAGGGGGATGCGTTCAAGAGGTTCGGGGCCGGCTCTCCGACAAAGGGAATCGGGGACCGCCGAGGACCTTGGACGCTCGTTCCGCCGCTCCGGCTTCCGATGACGGGGAGAGTCTCCGGGGGGAGACGTCATTACCGGGGGAACACGTATGCATATTCAGGAGTCTCATTGGTCGTCCGCGTCCACCATCGCACCCGGTGGTGCGATCGGCTCGGCGGGCGGCAACGGCCGCGGTGACGGAGTGCGTTCCGCTCCGCTCCGCGTGGACGCACAGCGCAACCTCGAGCACGTGCTGCGCGCGGCGCGCGAGGTCTTCGGCGAGCTGGGTTACGGCGCGCCGATGGAGGACGTGGCCCGCCGCGCGCGGGTCGGTGTCGGCACGGTGTACCGGCGCTTCCCGAGCAAGGACGTCCTGGTCCGCCGGATAGCCGAGGAGGAGACGTCTCGGCTCACCGAACAGGCCAAGGTGGCGCTCGGGCAGGAGGAGGACCCGTGGCAGGCGCTGTCGCGGTTCCTGCGGACCTCGGTGGCCTCGGGTGCCGGGCGGCTGCTGCCGCCGCAGGTGCTGCGTGTCGGGGTCGCGGAGGACGGGTCCGACGGGGTCGGCGGGATCGTCGTGGACGAGGCGCGGGTGCCGCAGCAGCGGGTTCAGCCGGGGACCGAGCTTCGGCTGGTGTCGGCGGATTCGGGTGCGGGTGCCGTTGGTTCCGGTGGCGGGCCCGTGGATGATGCCGGGGCTTCGGCGCTGCTCGAGGTTGTGGGGCAGTTGGTGGAGCGGGCTCGGGCCGCGGGTGAGCTGCGAGCCGATGTGACCGTGGCGGATGTGTTGTTGGTGATCGCCACGGGGGCGCCTTCGTTGCCGGATGCGGCGCAGCAGGCTGCCGCGTCGGCTCGGTTGCTGGACATTTTGTTGGAGGGGTTGCGGTCCCGGCCGGCCTGATGGTGGTCGGGTGAGGTTCGCCAGGGGTGGTGTGGGGTGTTTTTCGCTCCCGCCGCCCCTGCCTTTTCCCACCGTCACCAGGGGCCCTGCCCCTTCGACCCCGGACTGCTTCTGGGGGCGCCGCCCCAACCTCCGGTGACAGGGCGCCGTTCTCACATGCGCATCACTCGTTTGAGTGAACGGCTGTACTGAGGTCTGGGGAGTCCCCTCGGACGAGTGGTAGGCCCTTGCCGCCAGGGACTGAACCAAAGCCACTATGGCAGTCTGACCTGGTGTTCGGGACTGGGTCGGCTGGCGGCGGGGGCTTCCGCGATGGGTGTTGACGGGCGGGACGAGTCGCTGTGTGAGGGTGGGGCCGAGGCCGGTGGAGGGGTGTCTGCGAAGTCGCAGACACCGCCGCAGGTGCCCAGCCAACGGGGACGTGGGAGTCATGGGAATGGGGTTCCGGCGCAGCGGGCTCGGTTGGGCTCCGGGGGGTTGCCGCCGCGGCGGGCGCCTTCCGATGCCGATCTGATCGAGTGGATGCGGTCGGGGGACGACTCGGCGTACGAGGAGTTGTACCGGCGTCATGCCGAGGCCGTGTGCCGGTATGCCCGGACCTGTTGCCGGGACGCCCATACGGCGGACGATCTGACGGCCGAGGTCTTCGCCCGGATGCTGCAGGCCGTGCGGGGCGGGTCAGGGCCCGAGCACGCCGTACGGGCTTATCTGCTGACGTCCGTGCGGCGGGTCGCCGCCACGTGGACGAGTTCCGCCAAGCGGGAGCAGTTGGTCGACGACTTCGCGGTGTTCGCGGCACAGGCGTCGCGTGGGGCCGCGGTGTCGGACACGACCGCGGCCATGGGCTCCTTCGGAGCGGGGCTCGATCTCGGGGCGGACGCGCGGGCGATGCACGAGGCCGAGCAGTCGATGGCGATGCGGGCGTTCCGGTCGCTGCCGGAGCGGTGGCAGGCCGTGCTGTGGCACACGGAGGTCGAGGACGAGTCGCCCAGCGAAGTCGCGACGCTCTTCGGGCTGGACGCCAATGGGACGAGGGTGCTGGCCAGTCGGGCGCGCGAGGGGCTCAAACAGGCGTATCTGCAGGCCCATGTGAGCGCCACGCTCGCTGGGAACTCGGCGCGGTGCGGGCGTTACGCCGACCGGCTCGGCGCGTACGCCCGTGGGAGTCTGCGTACGCGGGCCGAGCGCGGGCTGCGGGCACATTTGGAGGAGTGCGCGGCGTGCCGGCTGGCCGCGGGGCAGATCAAGGAAGTCGCCGGCGGTATCCCCGCCGTCGTACCGGTCGCGGTCATCGGGTGGTTCGGTGCGGCCGGCTACGCCAAGGTGGCCGCGCTCGTCGCCGGTGGCGCGGGGGCCGGGGCGGCCGCTGCCGCGGGGACCGCGGGTGCGGCGCCCGCGACGGGTGGTGGGTCCGGTGGCACGGGTGCGGGGGCCGGGGCCGCCGCCGCTGAGGGGCTCGGCGCGCCGGCCAAGGTCGGTATCGCGGTGAGTGTCGCCGGGATGGTCGCCTCCGCGGTGGCGCTCGGGCTGGCGGGCGACGACACGGAGATGAAGGAGCCGTCGGCCAGGCCGCCCGCCTCGCAGGCCATCGAGGCCTCGCCGGAGCCGTCGGCGCCACCGGAGGAGGAGCCCCCGACGGACGCGCCGCCGGTGGCGGTGGCGATGTCCAAGCCGTTGCCGACGCCATCACCGTCGGTATCACCGGTGCCCTCCGCGAAACCGACGCCCACGCCTACGCCCACCCCGACTCCTTCGCCGACCAGGTCGTCACCCACACCGACCCCCACGCCCCCTCCCCCACCCCCACCACCGGCCGTCCACCAGTGGAACGAGCTGGGGTACGACGTCTTCGGCGACGGCACCGAGCCCGAGATGCGGCTCGGGGAGAGCGGTTGGGTCTGGCAGCGGTACGGGGTGTCGATCGGCGGGAAGCGGTACGCGAACGGCGTGACCGTGCACGGCCACTCCTCCGTGACCGTCGATCTCAACCGGCGGTGCAGCGCGTACGACGCGCTCGTCGGCGTCGACGACATGACGCACGGCCTCGGCAAGGTCTCCTTCTCCTTCTCCGTCTACGGCGACGGGGTCCTGCTGTGGAAGTCCGGGCTGGTGCGGGGTGGGGAGCCGGCGGTTCCGGTCCATGTGGATCTCAGTGGGCGGGAGACGGTCCGGCTGGTCGTCGAGCCGCACAGCCACCACGACCCGGCGGCGTTGGCGGACTGGGCGGAGGCCGCGTTCACCTGCGAGTGAGGGAGCGGCGGCGAGCGTCGGCAGCGGGTGGGGGTTCAGCCGAGGCCGTCTTCGCGATCGTCGGGGGCGGCGATGGGTTTCAGCGCCTTTGCGAGGTCGTGCAGGGCGTCGGTCGGGGTGTAGGCCGTGCCGGTGGTGTGTTCGGCCTCGTAGCGGGTGGGGCCCAGGGCGGCGAGGGCGGCGGTCTCGGCACGCTCGGCGTCGTGCCGGTCGGGGAGCGGGCGGGGGTGGCCGCCGCGCCAGCTGGTTCCGGCGGCGAGGAGGCGTACCGCGCACGGGTGGTCGCCGAGGCCGGACAGTACGGTCGCGGCGCTGTCGGCCATGGCCGCCGTCACCGTCTCGGCGCAACGGTTGTCCACGGCGGTGCGGAGGGCGTCGGTCAGTCTACGCAGGCCGGGTTCCGGGCCCGACTCGGCGGTCGTGAGGAGGCCGTCGACAAGGTCCAGGAAGGCCTTGAACTGGGGCGGGGGTGTTCCCCGGTGGGTCTCCTCGCGGGCCAGGTGCCACAGATCGCGGGCGTGGGTGGTCTCTCCGTCGACCAGCGCCATGTGGGCGCGCAGGAGACAGACGAACGCGCGGGAGTCCGGCGCACCGAAACGGTCGGCCGCCGCCGTCGCCTCGTCCAGTGCGGTCAGGGCGGCCTCGCGGTCGCCCAGGCGGTGGGCGATCTCGCCGAGGCGGGCGATCAGGAACGGTGACTCGGTGTTCGCGCCCACCTCGTACGCGAGGCGCAGCGCCTCCTCGTACTCCCCCTTGGCCTCCGTGAAACGGCCGCGGGCCATCGCCGCCTCACCGGCCGCGCCGGCGACCTGGGCGCGCATCCAGCGGTCGCCCACGCGGACGGCGATCGTGCGCAGTTCGGCGAGGTCGTCCTCCACGCCGCGCATGTTGCCGGGGGAGTCGACGAGCATGTGGGTGCGGAGCATCAGGGTGAAGCCGAGTTCCCAGTCGCCGCCGTACGTACGGCAGTTGGTGACCGCCTCGTCCATCATCGCGTGGATGTCGACCGCGGCGGCGCCGTCCAGGACGTACGCGGTCAGGGGCCAGACCAGGCCGGGGAAGCGGGCGGCGGCCGGGCCGGTGTGGCCGGACTCCTGCCTCAGGCGCGCCACGTACTCGCGGGCCCTCGGGTCCTGCGGTACGCCGATGGGGCCGGACTCCGCGACCAGGGCGAGGTGGAGGAGGCGCAGGGCGATGCGGGGGTGGTGGCGGGGGTGCAGGGACGGGGCGGGGTCCGCGAGGAACGCGGCGATGTGGTCGACCGCCTCGGCTCCGCCCTCGCCCGGGCCGGTTTGCCCGCCCGCCCCGCCTGTGCTGGTGGTCAGGGTGAGGATGCGGTCCAGCCAGTGGGCGCCCTCGTGGCGGAAGTTGCGGAGCCACCAGAACCAGCCCATGGCGAGGGCCAGGTCGGTGGCGGCTGGTTCGTCGCCGGCGGTGAGGGCCCGGTGGAGGGCGGCACGGATGTTGTCGAGGTCGGTCTCCAGACGGTGGATCCAGGGGAGTTGGTCGGCGGAGCGGAGGCGGGGCTCGGCCTCGGTGAGGAAAGTCAGGATCCAGGTGCGGTGGCGGAGTTCGGCCGCCTCGCGAAGCGCCGGGGTCTCCGCGGCGCGTTCCGTGGCGTACTCGTGGATCGTCTCCAGCATGCGGTAGCGCATGCTGCGGGCGTCGTGCTGGGAGGGGGTGGCGATGATCAGGGACTTGTCCACGAGGGCGCCGAGGATGTCGGCCATCGATTCCGGTTCCGTGCAGACCGTCTCCGCCGCTTCCAGGTCCCAGCCGCCGGCGAAGACCGACACCTCGCGGAGCACCGTGCGTTCGGACTCGTCCAGCAGGTCCCAGGACCAGTCGACGACGGCGCGCAGGGTCTGCTGGCGGGGCAGGGCCGTACGGCTTCCCAAGGTGAGGAGGCGGAAGCGGTCGTCGAGGCGGTCGGCGATCTGGCGCGGGGTGAGCAGGCGCAGGCGGGCCGCGGCGAGTTCGATGGCCAGGGGGAGGCCGTCGAGGCGGTGGCAGATCTCGGCCACGGCGCCGGGGTCGGCACGCAGGACGGTGTTCGCGTCGGGCCGTACGGACGCGGCGCGCTCCGCGAAGAGGCGGTGCGCGGGGGCCGGGAGGAGGGGGTCGACCGGGCGTACCGACTCGCCGGGCACGCCCAGCGGTTCGCGGCTGGTGGCGAGGATCGTGAGGCCGGGGCAGTGGGTGAGGAGGGTCTCCGCCAGGGTGGCTGCGGCGTCGATCACGTGTTCGCAGTTGTCGAGGATCAGGAGCAGGTCCCGGTGGGCGCAGTACTCCACCAGCAGGGCGAGGGGGTCGTCGTGCGGGGCCGACGTCTCGTGCGTGAGCAGGAGGTCGTGGGGGATCAGTGCGGTCTCGCGCAGGTCGAGGGCGCTGACCACCGCGCCCGGTACCGCTTCCGGTCGGTCGAGCGGGGCGAGTTCCGCCAGCCATGCCTGGGGGTGGCCGGAGGCGGCCTCCTCGGCCAGGCGGGTCTTTCCGGAGCCGCCCGGTCCGGTGAGGGTGACGAGGCGGGACCCGCGCAGGTCGGAACGGATCGCTTCGAGTTCACGTTCCCGGCCGACGAAGGAGGTCAGGCGGGGGCGGAGGTTTCCGGTTCGGGGGCGGGCGGGGGTGGGGGTGACGGGCAGCCTGTTCTGTGGGGGTGGCTGTGCGGTGAGGAGGCTCTGGTGGAGGGCGCGTAGGTCGTGGCCCGGGTCGGTGCCCAGGGAGTCGCGCAGGGTCCGGCGTATGTGCTCGTAGGTCGTCAGGGCCTCCGCGGTGCGGCCCGTTTCGTGCAGGGCTCGGATGAGGAGGGCGTGGAGGGGTTCGTCGTGGGGGTGGGCCGCGGTCAGTTCGCGGAGTTCCGGTACGACGTCGGGGGCTCGGCCGAGTTGGAGGTCCGCCTCGATGCGGATGCGGAGGGCCTCGGTGCGCAGGGTCTCCGGGCGGACGGCGACCGCGGTGCGGTCGGGGAGGTCGGCGAGGGCGGGGCCGCGCCAGAGGGTGAGGGCTTCGCGGAGCGTGGTGGCGGCGGTGGCGGGGTCGTGGCGGGACAGGGCGGTCCTGGCGTCGTGGACCAGGCGTTCGAAGGTGAAGAGGTCCACGGCGGTGGGGGCGGTGGCGAGGCGGTAGCCGCCGGGTTCCGAGGTGATGGTGTGTCTGCCGAGGGCTCGGCGTAGGCGGGCGATGAGGGCCTGGAGGGCGGCGGGGGCGTCTGTGGG from Streptomyces sp. DSM 40750 includes these protein-coding regions:
- a CDS encoding BTAD domain-containing putative transcriptional regulator — translated: MRYAILGTTQAEDDQGTSIPLGGPRTRALLTALALHPDHPVPTPTLISEVWTDTPPTDAPAALQALIARLRRALGRHTITSEPGGYRLATAPTAVDLFTFERLVHDARTALSRHDPATAATTLREALTLWRGPALADLPDRTAVAVRPETLRTEALRIRIEADLQLGRAPDVVPELRELTAAHPHDEPLHALLIRALHETGRTAEALTTYEHIRRTLRDSLGTDPGHDLRALHQSLLTAQPPPQNRLPVTPTPARPRTGNLRPRLTSFVGRERELEAIRSDLRGSRLVTLTGPGGSGKTRLAEEAASGHPQAWLAELAPLDRPEAVPGAVVSALDLRETALIPHDLLLTHETSAPHDDPLALLVEYCAHRDLLLILDNCEHVIDAAATLAETLLTHCPGLTILATSREPLGVPGESVRPVDPLLPAPAHRLFAERAASVRPDANTVLRADPGAVAEICHRLDGLPLAIELAAARLRLLTPRQIADRLDDRFRLLTLGSRTALPRQQTLRAVVDWSWDLLDESERTVLREVSVFAGGWDLEAAETVCTEPESMADILGALVDKSLIIATPSQHDARSMRYRMLETIHEYATERAAETPALREAAELRHRTWILTFLTEAEPRLRSADQLPWIHRLETDLDNIRAALHRALTAGDEPAATDLALAMGWFWWLRNFRHEGAHWLDRILTLTTSTGGAGGQTGPGEGGAEAVDHIAAFLADPAPSLHPRHHPRIALRLLHLALVAESGPIGVPQDPRAREYVARLRQESGHTGPAAARFPGLVWPLTAYVLDGAAAVDIHAMMDEAVTNCRTYGGDWELGFTLMLRTHMLVDSPGNMRGVEDDLAELRTIAVRVGDRWMRAQVAGAAGEAAMARGRFTEAKGEYEEALRLAYEVGANTESPFLIARLGEIAHRLGDREAALTALDEATAAADRFGAPDSRAFVCLLRAHMALVDGETTHARDLWHLAREETHRGTPPPQFKAFLDLVDGLLTTAESGPEPGLRRLTDALRTAVDNRCAETVTAAMADSAATVLSGLGDHPCAVRLLAAGTSWRGGHPRPLPDRHDAERAETAALAALGPTRYEAEHTTGTAYTPTDALHDLAKALKPIAAPDDREDGLG
- a CDS encoding TetR/AcrR family transcriptional regulator, giving the protein MHIQESHWSSASTIAPGGAIGSAGGNGRGDGVRSAPLRVDAQRNLEHVLRAAREVFGELGYGAPMEDVARRARVGVGTVYRRFPSKDVLVRRIAEEETSRLTEQAKVALGQEEDPWQALSRFLRTSVASGAGRLLPPQVLRVGVAEDGSDGVGGIVVDEARVPQQRVQPGTELRLVSADSGAGAVGSGGGPVDDAGASALLEVVGQLVERARAAGELRADVTVADVLLVIATGAPSLPDAAQQAAASARLLDILLEGLRSRPA
- a CDS encoding sigma-70 family RNA polymerase sigma factor; translation: MGVDGRDESLCEGGAEAGGGVSAKSQTPPQVPSQRGRGSHGNGVPAQRARLGSGGLPPRRAPSDADLIEWMRSGDDSAYEELYRRHAEAVCRYARTCCRDAHTADDLTAEVFARMLQAVRGGSGPEHAVRAYLLTSVRRVAATWTSSAKREQLVDDFAVFAAQASRGAAVSDTTAAMGSFGAGLDLGADARAMHEAEQSMAMRAFRSLPERWQAVLWHTEVEDESPSEVATLFGLDANGTRVLASRAREGLKQAYLQAHVSATLAGNSARCGRYADRLGAYARGSLRTRAERGLRAHLEECAACRLAAGQIKEVAGGIPAVVPVAVIGWFGAAGYAKVAALVAGGAGAGAAAAAGTAGAAPATGGGSGGTGAGAGAAAAEGLGAPAKVGIAVSVAGMVASAVALGLAGDDTEMKEPSARPPASQAIEASPEPSAPPEEEPPTDAPPVAVAMSKPLPTPSPSVSPVPSAKPTPTPTPTPTPSPTRSSPTPTPTPPPPPPPPAVHQWNELGYDVFGDGTEPEMRLGESGWVWQRYGVSIGGKRYANGVTVHGHSSVTVDLNRRCSAYDALVGVDDMTHGLGKVSFSFSVYGDGVLLWKSGLVRGGEPAVPVHVDLSGRETVRLVVEPHSHHDPAALADWAEAAFTCE